ATCACTTCTTCCACGTCGCGTCCGCCTTTGGCTGCTTTCATTTTCTTACGTGATTTATAAGACCACTCTTTAACTTCAGCTCCGGAACCGACACGAATCACCGCCAGGCCGTAAGTGCCCGCATTGTTTTTTACGAAAACAAAAGGTTCTTGGTTGATGCCGCGTTTTTTATATTCTTCGCGAAGTCGGTTGAGCATCGCATCCACTTTTTCGGCCAGAGCATTGCGACTGTTTTCATCACCAATATCGAAGTGCTCGAACAGTTCTGTTTCAACACGCAACAAGAAAGGATCGATTTTTGTGATCTCTGCGAACTCATTCACAAGTTCGTTGTAGTATTTAAAGTAAGTGCTTTTCTTTCTTTGATACCAGCCAAGTTCACGCGGAGGATTCATCGGAAACTCCGTCATCGTTCCCGCCCACTCTTCGTACGCTTCAGAGAAATCGTTGTTGCTGATAATCAGATCTGGCTTAAAAGTTTTCAGAAGCTCTCCGCTTTTAAGCGCAGAATGCACGACAACTTCATTCCCCGCGGAGCTTGTTAATTTGAGCGGCTCGGGAAGATCGCGTGGAATTGCAACACGGACAACACGATTAGAAGCTTCAATCAAACTGCGGATGGTATGAACGTTTTCCCAATAGTACGCATTGTTCGTATGTTCTTCCGTAACAAGAAGAATGTTTTTAACGTCAGGACCATAGTGCTTAAGAATGTATTTATCCATCAAGCCAATGGACGTCTCTTTATCTGTCGGGCAGATATTGTTGAATCCTGCCGGGAATATATTCGCATCGACGTTAGAGATCTTATAACCCGAATCACGAATGTCATAACTGGAGTAAATAGGATACGAAAGATTTGCCGTCTTTGATGCAAACCATGCGCAAATCTCGTTCATATTGGCGAGTGTTTGTTTGTGAAGTGTCAGTTTCGCCATAAATTCTCCTTAAGGCTCTTACAAATTTGGATCTTCCGAGGGAACTATTTTCGGAGGAAGTGGAAGCGGTTTTGCCGACTCTTTAGCTCGTGGCAAACGTTTTAGACTATTGAGCTGTTGAGACTCCTCCGTCAACCCCATTGTTTCGCCTGATTGATACAAAAGCGTTTCTGTTTTCTTTTTTACTTCGGCGAGGAAACTAAAAAATCCTTGCTCATAAGTATTCATTTTTTGTCCAAGGATCGGTTTATATAATTCCGCTTGATCCACTAACTCAACCAAAGTGGCGCCCAATTGTGACTGTTGCTCTCTTCCGGAAGCGGATTCCACTTGCGTATAAAGATCACGATAAGTTTCTTGCAGTTTCGCCAAAGCACGAGGCGACCATACGGCATCGTTGAGTTTCAGCGCTTTGATCAAATAAATCTGAACCCAGCGTTGGCTTCGCGCGTATTCCTCAAAGTTTTCCACAGACAATTGATTCGTGGAAACACTGCCCATTTGTACGTAAGTTTTAGCCAGCCAGTCTTTTTTCAACTGAGGACCCAGCTCTTCACGCAGTCTCGCGATTCCTTTTTCCGCTTGGTTAAGATAGGCTTCGACCTCTTTTTCACGATTCTGTCTGGCATAGACGACAGCAAGACGTGCGGGAATTTCAGCCTCACGCACCTCGGGTGATAAGTGTTCGCCCAATCTTTTTGCGTCTAAGAGCGAGGCAATAGTTTTTTCGTCGTCGCCTAACGCTTCATAGGCAAAAGACATTCTGTACAAAGCTAATGCCGCGATCGCCGGCTGATACTTAAGACTTTTAAGATAGACTTCACGGTTGAGCTCAACGGATTCTTGATATCGTCCTAAACCTTCAAGAGCTTCTGCTTCTCCCAAACGTGCGGAATGCAAAAAGGTGCTTTGCGCATGACGGGTTTGGAAATCACGAAACAAAATGCGAGCTTCTTCGAAACGGCCTGCCGCGAGAACTTTTTCGGCATTACCGATTTCCGCTTCTTCGGACGCTCTTTGCGCCGCTTGCATTTCCGCGTCTTGCGGAGTTTCCCGGGAGATAAAATGAAAGCTTGAGCAGCCAGAAAGAAAAATCAACGAAGCCGTCACTAAGATTCTCATGCTTTTTTCTCCCCTTCCACAATCAATGCGCCTAACTCTTCCAATCCCGACAAATCAGAGATGTCTTTTACCAAGTCAGGGATGCGAAAGACACGCGCTTCTTTGCGCATCGTTGTTTCGAATCCTTGGTAAAGGCGATCCCTCTGAGTGTAATAGGCCTTCATCTGCGAGTACATTTTTACAAGGTCCTGGTGCGCCTTTTTAGGTTTACTCTCGGATTGGAGGTCCAGCCAATAGGGGAAAACTCGGTTCAAAACGACCGTTGTCAAGTGATAGCCCCCTTTTTTTATTTCTCGAGAGAAGAATTCGGCTTCTTTGAGTTTTGCCTGATCAAAGGAGGTCACCATGCAAAAGTGTGTCGTCGGCGCAACAAGCATGCGATGAACATCCACTGTTCTTTTAAAAAGCTGCTCTTGCCACTGCTCGATATTGAGGAAAAAGTCCGCCAATTCGTGAATAAAATTGGAGCCCGTCAAAGTCTCAAGAATTTTTAAAACTTGGCGTGTTCCCGTCTGAATAATTTGACCGAAGAATCCAGATTTTTTCGAAGCAGGATCGCGGAACCACTTTGCAACACCTTCGTTAAAAAGGGCCGAAAGTTTTTGTGGCGCGTGCAGGAAATCAATCGCGTGTTTTGTCGGCGGAGTATCCAAAATGATCAAATCAAACTCTTTAGACTCATACACCGAATAAAGTTTCTCCAGGGCCGTGAACTCCTGCGAGCCGCTGAGATTCGTTGAAAGCTGTTGATAAAGTCGGTTCTTATAGATCTTTTGCGCGGCTTCACTTTTCTTCGCGGCCCGAGCGACAAAATCATCGAAAGTTTTTTTGTGATCGATGACAGAAGCGTAAAGCTCCCCTTTAAAGTCTTGTCCCGGAACTTTTGTGACATCCTTTGTTCCTTCAATCCCCAGGGTCTGCGCCAAGCGTTTGGCCGGATCAATTGTAAGAACAAGAACTTTCTTTCCCTCTTTAGCCGCAAGAACACCTAATGAAGCCGCTACTGTCGTTTTACCGACTCCACCGCTTCCGACGCAGACTAAGATTTGTGTGTTTTTAAAAATGTTCACACTCATTTAAGAGTCTCCGCAATGTGCTCAACCAAAGGCCACGGCTTCGTTTCGAAGATAAGCGGCACCGCTTGGATATGCGCCGCTTTTTCTTTAGCCACGGTCCACATATGAGTTTGGCGATCCAACTGATGCTCAAGATAATTTGCGAACTTTCCAAGATCACCCTCTTCACTTTGCGCTTCTTGCATCTCTTTTTTTGAAAGAGGCGTTTGCAGCATTTTGTTCACAAGAAGTTTTCCTTGAATGGAAAACTCCGCCTGCAAACGCGCAAGAAGTTCGGAAGCTTCTTTCACCGGAAGTTCTTCCGGCAATGTGACGATGTGATAGTGGCATAAATCGGTATTGCGAATGCACGCGTCGATACTGCGGCTTTGCTCTCCCATGGGGCCGAATTGCACGGCTTGCGCCATCCCTTTGGGGGCTTCAAGCAACGCCATAAAATGGCCGGTCGCAAAGGCATCAATCACAAGACAATCAAATGGCAACGGAGGTCCGTGTTTGCGCGGGCCACTGGTGATTTTTCCCATAATCGCCAACTCAGGAAGCGCCGGCGCCACGTTAACGAACGCCTTCATGACGGCATTTTCGAAAAAGAGTTTCGCTAGGCTTTCGACCTTGATCAGATGACGAGCATATTCCTGAAGACAGGCTTCCCCAGTCCACAGGGCGACAAAAATATTATCGCGAAGTTGGGTCGGTTGAAACCCGACGGCGGGAAGTTCAAAGAAATCCTTGAAAAAGCTTTGATCACCGAGTTCGACAAGGAGGACTTTTTTGCCTTCACGGCTCTTCTTTAAGGCCAGGGACGCGGCGATGACCGACTTTCCCACGCCTCCTTTTCCAGTCACAAAGTGAATCTCTTGCTCCATAGGTCTTTAGAGTGTCGCTGACCTCGGAAATATAGGCATTACGCATAGCATTAGCATTGCCTTAAAGCAGCACCTCTTCTACTATCCACAAGTTTTAACGCGTGCGCGTATCTTAGGAGAAATAGACATGAAATCGAATGTAGAAAAAGTCTCTAATCTGTCCAGAAAACTGAATATTGAAGTTCCTGCGGCAGCTGTTCAAAGTGCTTTCCAAAAAATCTTCAACGGCATCCAAAAAGATGTAACGATCAAAGGGTTCCGTAAAGGTAAAGCTCCTTTGGCAACAATCAAAAGTCTTTACGGTGACCGCGTAAAGCAAGACGTTGTTCAAGATCTTATTCAAAAACACTATGCTTTGGCATTGGACGAACACAAGCTTGAACCTATCAGCTATCCAGAGTTTGAATTTGCTGACCCGTCTGAAAACAAAGACTTCTCTTTCTCTGCAGCTTTTGACGTACGTCCTGAGATCGCATTGAAAAAATACGAAGGCTTGGAAGTAGAAAAAGAAAAGTTTGAATTCGATCCAAAGAAAGTCGACCAAGTTCTTGAAAACATCAGAGCTTCTCGCGCGACTTTCGAAACTGTGACTGACGATCGCGCTGCTAAAATGGGCGACATCGCTGTTATCGACTTCCAAGGTTTCATGGGCGGAGCGCCTCTTGAAAACGGTTCTGGCACGAATCACCACCTTGAGTTGGGCGCAAAACAATTCATCGACGGTTTCGAAGACGGCATCGTGGGCATGAAAAAAGGCGAATCAAAGACAATCTCTTTGAAATTCCCGGATCCATACCACTCTGCAGAGCTTGCGGGTAAACCTGTTGAGTTCAAAGTGACTTTAAACGAAATCAAATCAAAAGTTTTGCCTGAGTTGACTGAAGAGTTCTTGGCGACTTTGGGTGGACCCAAAGATCTTGAATCTTTGAAAAAATCTATCCAAGAAGATCTTGAACAGGGCGACAAGAAACGTATCGAAGACGCTTTCAAAAACCGTCTCTTGAAAGTTCTTGTTAAAGAAAATCCAGTTGAAGTTCCTCCTTCTTTGTTGAAAGAGCAAAAAGCTTCTTTGGTTGAAGACTTCAAAAAACGCATGACTGAACAAGGTATGGGCCCAGAGGATTTCGCTTCT
This region of Bdellovibrio sp. 22V genomic DNA includes:
- the gshA gene encoding glutamate--cysteine ligase, producing MAKLTLHKQTLANMNEICAWFASKTANLSYPIYSSYDIRDSGYKISNVDANIFPAGFNNICPTDKETSIGLMDKYILKHYGPDVKNILLVTEEHTNNAYYWENVHTIRSLIEASNRVVRVAIPRDLPEPLKLTSSAGNEVVVHSALKSGELLKTFKPDLIISNNDFSEAYEEWAGTMTEFPMNPPRELGWYQRKKSTYFKYYNELVNEFAEITKIDPFLLRVETELFEHFDIGDENSRNALAEKVDAMLNRLREEYKKRGINQEPFVFVKNNAGTYGLAVIRVGSGAEVKEWSYKSRKKMKAAKGGRDVEEVIIQEGIPSIVQADGASAEPVIYMIGCELAGGFLRTHAEKSSTDSLNSPGAVYKRLCVSDLAINTPGCPQENVYGWTAKLGLLAIAHEAKELGASFKDYQPVGCGKSS
- a CDS encoding ArsA-related P-loop ATPase is translated as MSVNIFKNTQILVCVGSGGVGKTTVAASLGVLAAKEGKKVLVLTIDPAKRLAQTLGIEGTKDVTKVPGQDFKGELYASVIDHKKTFDDFVARAAKKSEAAQKIYKNRLYQQLSTNLSGSQEFTALEKLYSVYESKEFDLIILDTPPTKHAIDFLHAPQKLSALFNEGVAKWFRDPASKKSGFFGQIIQTGTRQVLKILETLTGSNFIHELADFFLNIEQWQEQLFKRTVDVHRMLVAPTTHFCMVTSFDQAKLKEAEFFSREIKKGGYHLTTVVLNRVFPYWLDLQSESKPKKAHQDLVKMYSQMKAYYTQRDRLYQGFETTMRKEARVFRIPDLVKDISDLSGLEELGALIVEGEKKA
- a CDS encoding ArsA-related P-loop ATPase, with amino-acid sequence MEQEIHFVTGKGGVGKSVIAASLALKKSREGKKVLLVELGDQSFFKDFFELPAVGFQPTQLRDNIFVALWTGEACLQEYARHLIKVESLAKLFFENAVMKAFVNVAPALPELAIMGKITSGPRKHGPPLPFDCLVIDAFATGHFMALLEAPKGMAQAVQFGPMGEQSRSIDACIRNTDLCHYHIVTLPEELPVKEASELLARLQAEFSIQGKLLVNKMLQTPLSKKEMQEAQSEEGDLGKFANYLEHQLDRQTHMWTVAKEKAAHIQAVPLIFETKPWPLVEHIAETLK
- the tig gene encoding trigger factor; protein product: MKSNVEKVSNLSRKLNIEVPAAAVQSAFQKIFNGIQKDVTIKGFRKGKAPLATIKSLYGDRVKQDVVQDLIQKHYALALDEHKLEPISYPEFEFADPSENKDFSFSAAFDVRPEIALKKYEGLEVEKEKFEFDPKKVDQVLENIRASRATFETVTDDRAAKMGDIAVIDFQGFMGGAPLENGSGTNHHLELGAKQFIDGFEDGIVGMKKGESKTISLKFPDPYHSAELAGKPVEFKVTLNEIKSKVLPELTEEFLATLGGPKDLESLKKSIQEDLEQGDKKRIEDAFKNRLLKVLVKENPVEVPPSLLKEQKASLVEDFKKRMTEQGMGPEDFASYVEKWDGDFEKTAAEMIQSSFLVDAIAKKHDLFCKKEDLDAKFAEYAQQTGIEEQRIREFYGRPEQASRLTYMITEEKVIAFLNKSVKVKEVPAGSLKEEGN